A genome region from Erigeron canadensis isolate Cc75 chromosome 3, C_canadensis_v1, whole genome shotgun sequence includes the following:
- the LOC122594625 gene encoding glycine-rich cell wall structural protein-like, producing MKINSCLFFALFLLLVSYNLAARTSQATQDTKGAEEKNKVAVDTKGAEEENKAAAYGGGGGGGNWGGGGGHGGGGYGCHHGCCYQGHGGSCSRCCSSPEEAKAFAEKKLAEDEENKAAAYGGGGGGGGGNWGGGGGHGGGGYGCHHGCCYQGHGGSCSRCCSSPEEAKAVAQKKGVEENKAAAYGGGGGGNWGGGGGHGGGGYGCQHGCCYQGHGGGCSKCCSSPEEAKVFAEKQQQHNP from the exons ATGAAGATCAACTCGTGTTTATTTTTCgcactttttcttcttcttgtttcctATAATCTTGCTGCCCGGACATCCCAGGCAACTCAAG ATACAAAAGGAGCTGAGGAGAAGAACAAGGTGGCAGTAGATACAAAAGGAGCTGAGGAGGAGAACAAGGCAGCAGCCtatggcggcggcggcggcggtggaaACTGGGGAGGTGGCGGAGGACATGGTGGTGGAGGATACGGATGCCATCATGGATGCTGTTATCAAGGTCATGGTGGTAGCTGCTCAAGGTGTTGTTCATCGCCTGAAGAAGCCAAAGCTTTCGCAGAGAAAAAACTAGCTGAGGATGAGGAGAACAAGGCGGCAGCCtatggcggcggcggcggcggtggtggtggaaaCTGGGGAGGTGGTGGAGGACATGGTGGTGGAGGATATGGATGCCATCATGGATGTTGTTATCAAGGTCACGGTGGTAGCTGCTCAAGGTGTTGTTCATCGCCTGAAGAAGCCAAAGCTGTCGCACAAAAAAAGGGAGTTGAGGAGAACAAGGCGGCAGCCtatggcggcggcggtggtggaaaCTGGGGAGGTGGCGGAGGACATGGTGGTGGAGGATACGGATGTCAACATGGATGCTGTTATCAAGGTCACGGTGGTGGTTGCTCAAAGTGTTGCTCATCACCGGAAGAAGCCAAAGTTTTCGCagaaaaacaacaacaacataatCCGTAG